The Macrobrachium nipponense isolate FS-2020 chromosome 7, ASM1510439v2, whole genome shotgun sequence DNA window AGGTGGTCTAATTGATAATCTCTCTGGTAAACAATTAGATGCTGCAGGTGAAGCAGCTCTTCCAAATGGAGTTCGGCTTGGAAATTTAGGAGAGGACTTGGAGAACTATGATGACTCTAGTTATTGCTTCAAAACTCCAAAGTGGACTAGAAAGGCAACATTTTCTTCACCAAAACCAATTTTTCCTCAGGCGAATTACAGTCAATACCGGAACTTATCACCATGTGAATTATTCGAATTGTTTTTTGATGAGGAAGTTTTCAGATTGATAATAGAACAGTCAGCTCTTTATGCTCGTTACAAGGGAGAAATTTCCTTCTcaacaaatgaaaaagaactaaAGGTTTTCCTTGGCATATTACTTTTATCTGGCATTGTTCCAGTTCCATCACGGAGACTTTACTGGAAGAATTCTCCAGTGACTAGAAATGAGGCAGTGTATTCTGCAATGAGAAGGAACAGATTTGATAAAATAATGCAGTTCATACATTTAGCAGATAATACTAATCTTGATGATTCAGATAAATATGCTAAACACCGTCCCCTGATAAGGCTACTTTCCACTCGatttttgtctcattttcaaCCAGAGCAGCATCTATCTCATGACGAGGCAATGGTTGAATATTTTGGCCGCCATGGATGCAAGCAGTGTATTCGAAACAAACCAATACGCTTTGGTTATAAAGTTTGGTGCCTGAATACTGATGCAGGCTATTTAGTAAGCTTTGACTTATACCAAGGTAAAACATATGAAGGtaattcatatgaggagaaaGCGTTTGGCACCATTGCATCAACTGCTCATGGAAGGGAACCCCTTAGTAAGGTGAAAAGATActctcaaaaagagaaaaaaaaatattgaagttgaCTGCCCATTAGTTATTCGAGAATACAATAACCACATGGGTGGAACTGACCGTCAAGACCagaatgtgaataattatagagtATCTATTAGGGGTAAGAAGTGGTGGTGGTGTATTTTTACCTGGTTATTAGATGTATCAGTGCAAAATGCTTGGATTCTTCATAAAAAGTCAGGTGGATGTTTACCTCAGCTAGATTTCAAAGAACAGATTGCTGAAAGCTATCTGAAGAGATATGGGATCCCTCCTAAAGGGCCTGGGAGACCTTCCCAGGGGGAAACAGGTTGTAAGAGAGTTCTTGATGACATTCGTTTTGATGGAATAGAACACTACCTGATAGAGACCCCAAACAAGAAAAGACGTAGATGTGCTGGAAATCTGTGTAGCAAATCTCCTTCCAGTCAGTGTAATAAGTGTGATGTAGGTCTGTGTTTGTCTTGCAATTTAGCATTTCACACAAAATAGACTTCAATGCTGTGCCACATGATGTATCAGTTGCAATGAAAAGTTGATTATTTTATGTTAGCATTTTGAACTGGCAATTTAATCTTTGTTTTGATTCTAAGTGCAAGATTTAACACTAGGATGGCCGAGGTGTCGTTTTCGACACCttcaaatttttaactaattagTATGGAATAACTGATTTTGGCTCAATGCTGAGTCTTATAgacaattattaaatttttaaaaagatgcTTAACAgacctaatttttaaaaaaatattcagtggaATAGCTGATATTTGAGGTTTTACCTTAAATGGCCAAGGTGTCGTTTTTGACACCTAGGCTATTTATATggtaaattcatttaaaaactcCTCACAAGCaataatatttgtgtttgtgtcccctatctatatatctatctatttatagacacacacacacacacacacacatatctatataatgacTTTCTTTCAGTATgaggtatactatatatttgtgaatttctTTTCAGACTTGTTATTCCTGACTTGAATATCCTTGAGAATTCTGTGTTTCGTGATCCTTGGCAAAGGAAACAGTTACTAAGCACTCATCATTCATATTATCTTAGTGGTAGTCATACTGAATATATTAGAGATGGCTGCTTCACGGTGTAAGGGATATAAAGATTTCTATACTGTAGAAGAAGCATTGAATATTATCTTCCAATCAGAAGATGAAGTTTCAAGTGATGGTAGTGATGGTAGTGAAAATGAGTTTTTACCACAAAAAGAAGTTTCTTCAAGCTCATCAGATTCTGATGACTATCAAGATAGTGAAGACGAATCCACTAGACAAGCAAGTACCTCATCAGATATACCAAGCAAGCACTTCTACAGATAGAAATACCATCATTACACGGCATGGGATTGCCTGGGAACCTTTATCATCATCTCGGAAAGGAAAGATATAGCCAAAGTCAGGTATTCAAAGATACTTCTGGTATTTCAAAAACTGTGAAAAATGTAGCTGCAGAATCCCCATATTCTGCTTGGAGAATCTTCATTGATGAAACTATGCTACGGAAAATTCATAAATGGACAATCAGTGAAGGAAAAAATCACGATGAAAGCTGGGTGTTATCCTTAGAAAAGTTTGAGGCCTACATATGCAAGGGGAGTGTACGGAAAAGCTCACAGTGCAGATTTTTTGTGGAATAAAACCTATGGACCAAAAATATTCGGAGAAACCATGTCTAGAAGTGATTACAAGAAAATACATAGATTCATTAGGTTTTGACAACAGAAGCACAAGGTCAGAGAGGATCAAAAAGTGACAAATTTACCCACATTAGACAtatttttgacctatttgttgaaaattgcagaGGTGCCTATATACCAACATATAGTTTGACAATTGACGAAACAGCTATTGCCCATTGAAAAAACAGGTGCCCATTCATTGTATTTATGCCAAATAAACCTGATAAGTTTGGAATGAAATTTTGGGTCCTTACAGAGGTAGAAAACAAATACATTGTAAATGTGATCCCCTACTTAGGAGCCATAGAAAAGGAATCAAGGTTAGGGGTTCCCTTGGCGGAACATGTTGTGCTCAGTCTTACTGAAGTGTGAAGAACAAAGGCTATAATGTAACAACAGACAACTTTTTTACATCTCTTGAAGTTGCAAGGAAACTGCGAGATAGAGCTACTTCAATTGTCGGTACTGTGAGAGGAAACAGCAAGCATCTGTCGAAAGAAATGACTTtacaagaaaaggggaaaaagtatGAATCCAAATTCTATTTTCAAGATGAAAGTGAATGCATGTTTGTTAATTATCAATGCAAAGCTAATAAAAATGTGTGCCTCTTATCAACAATGCATAGTTCTCCAACAATTTCGGAAGGTGAGAAGAAGAAACCAGCAGTCATTGATTTCTATAATGCTAATAAAGTAGGAGTGGACGTAGTCGACCAAATGCTCCGAAAGTACAGTACACGTTGTGCTACAAGACGTTGGCCCCTTGGAGTTTTTTTGTAATATACTGGATATGGCAGTTATAAATGCATGGATTATATACAAACTAGCATCAGGGAGAACAATTAGTAGGAAGGAGTTCATTTTGGAGCTCATTGAAAGTCTTAGGCATGCTTATGTTCAGAAGAGAAGCTTACCGAATCTTGCAGATGTGCCCTCCACAAGCTCATCATTACCTAAGAAACGTCGCAAGTGTCATGGTAGAAAATGTTCAAATGCTACGATTACTGTTTGCCAAGTATGCAAAAAACCTACTTGTGGCAAATGTGCAAAGGATGAAACTAGGGTAGTGTTTGTAACATGTAATGATTGTGGAATCTAAGATATTGATAAATAATTGGCCTACAGGATTGTAAAAAGAATGTTATAGCCTACTTCAAAATGATGTCAAATGTTATGTAATaacaatattctttaataaacTATGTATTGCAAACATATGAGTTATTTCATTAaccatatatgattatttttcatgccaaatttcaataaaaatcatAAGGTGTCGAAAACGACACCTcggccattttatatatatcaaaggagCTGGCCATCCTAGTTTAATACAATGACTATTTCTTTTGGCTTGTTttcttattgtaattttcaaattCCATTCATTTGGTGGTTGTGACTACGGTAGTTCATGTATGAAAACAGTAGACTTCTTTTGTATTTAGTTATGTCACTTATATAACAGCAAACAATAAACCTTTCAAAATAGAACAGAATTTTTCATATATCCCCCAAATGTACTCGTTACTGCCTAGCGTGACATATATGTCACACTCCATTATTCATTGTACAATGAATGCagctgaaaaaaattatgtattctaCTGATTTTGGATCCTTATGAACTAGATTTAGTGTGAAAAtttgaaatccaaagaaaaaaaaaatttgggaagAAATGTGTTAAAGTGGTCCCTCGCGTCGGAAGTCTTTGATGGGCGTGCCCTTCCTAAGGGGGTAGACCTCCAAAGGATTTCCTATTCACAGCACAAGCATGAAAGAGGTCGACATTTCTCAGTAAAGGAGATTCCATTTATGGATCACAGCAAAAATAAATATGTCGTCAAAGTTGATTTGACTTCCTTGAGACGTAAATTTGACCTTTATTATGATTTCTATTGCATATTGGATCACTAATGTTGTGTGGTCATGAAGAGTTCATGTAATtcatattatttcaaaatatcctAAATTACAGTTATCCAACGCATTCACATAACCCTAGGGAAGACAGAATACTCACGCTTCTAGTTTaagggaacatttttttttacgtttaagGGAATACAGTCTTTTCAAAGTAAATTCAAAGTGAATATTCTCTTGCTTAAATAACGTTTAAGGGAATACTCTTGTCTTAGTAAGTTTTAAGGGAATACCCTATTTCCTTactaaatttaaaaagaaaactcaaTTTTCTTAGCAAGTTTTAAGGGAATCCTTTATTTCCTTAGTAAATTTTTAGGGCATACTCTGCTTTCTTAACACAATTTTAAGGGAATAGTCTCATTTCATCGTAAATGTTTAAAGGATTAGTCTGTTTTCATCGTAAATTTCAAGGCAGTAGTTACTTTTTTGGTAAATTGTAGGTAAATTCTcgggttttttttataattttaaaggaACATTCTCTTTCATTAGCCAATTCCAAGGGGATTCTCTCTTTCAGAGTAGAATTAATATCTGAAGAAGGATACCATTAACTTGAAAGCCTAACACCGATACGTCTTGATGGTTATTACACGGCATTTTCAAAAAGATATTCCTAGCAATTGCAAGTTGCAAAGTTTTCTATACATTCCTGCAGCATGCAATGGTTTTATTTTCTGTCCCACTATTGCTAGTGACCTCTCAGTTGCGATGCCAGTTAGTTTGGATGCATCAATTCATATATCTGACAAAGCTATCaacaaagcttcaaaaatatctgttccaataattttgttcttcatctgattaaaaataaataaattctttaataACAAACAGGTAAAGACAGCGATAGGCAGGGGACAAAGGCTGTCCGAATTACTGTTAGAAACTAACTGCAatgtgtgtatggatgtgtgagtgtgtgtttgtgtgtgtgtgtgtgtgagagagagagagagagagagagagagagagagcagaaattaGCCGTAAATTTATGTGAATTTAGTGTTTCAGAGTTTTTTTATTAGAACGCCTTTCCTCagccctttcatttttttttttttttggtaacaaaGTTGGCTTCAAGGTAAGGCTTACCTCATCAAGGTTCTAAAGTATTTAGCCATATGATTCGATGGtataccttttgtttttttttattgtgtgtttcTGTTTGACTCTGTAATGTTTTCGTTATTTAGCGTATTTACGTCCAAATCTGCttcatataattatcataatgatagaTCTAAGTATAGCTTGATTCCTAATATAAATGGAAAGGGATTTGTACTTTCCTCTTATGATGCTCTTCAGGTTACAAAATAAATGTAGTCAGTGCAATTGTAATAAAAACAGACTTAAAGCCTCTTGCATAAAAAATGCTCCAattatctcaataaaaaaatgaaactgataggaatttttaattttttcatgtaaataacattCTCATAAATCCGAGTTTTATCTTCTGGCGTTTAATGCCATCCTTATGAGCTTTCGCATTTGCAACTACGCTTGTCCCTTCTTTATCTTTTTACTCTGTTCGTCATTGCAACATTTTATCCTTCATCCTGTCTGTTCATACTAAAACAATATCTTCCTTCCCTGCATTGCT harbors:
- the LOC135217616 gene encoding piggyBac transposable element-derived protein 3-like — encoded protein: MSSGKKSLTVNEILAELEKEDIAADVFIEPADDGLTDEDSADEDQGGLIDNLSGKQLDAAGEAALPNGVRLGNLGEDLENYDDSSYCFKTPKWTRKATFSSPKPIFPQANYSQYRNLSPCELFELFFDEEVFRLIIEQSALYARYKGEISFSTNEKELKVFLGILLLSGIVPVPSRRLYWKNSPVTRNEAVYSAMRRNRFDKIMQFIHLADNTNLDDSDKYAKHRPLIRLLSTRFLSHFQPEQHLSHDEAMVEYFGRHGCKQCIRNKPIRFGYKVWCLNTDAGYLVSFDLYQGKTYEGNSYEEKAFGTIASTAHGREPLSGCLPQLDFKEQIAESYLKRYGIPPKGPGRPSQGETGCKRVLDDIRFDGIEHYLIETPNKKRRRCAGNLCSKSPSSQCNKCDVVVVILNILEMAASRCKGYKDFYTVEEALNIIFQSEDEVSSDGSDGSENEFLPQKEVSSSSSDSDDYQDSEDESTRQASTSSDIPSKHFYR